AGCTCAGCTTTACCGAACGCCTCGGCAGCACCGGCAATCAGGTGATGGCGCGCTTCGTCACCCGGCATTACGTCGGCGAATACATCCGCTACCACTTCGAGACCGCTGACGGCACCGAGTTGGTGGTGAAGAACATGAATGACAGCAGCGCCCCGCAACTCAGTGCCAAGGAAGAAGTAGCCCTTGCCTGGCTGCCGCAAGACAGCCAGGCACTGGATCGCCCAGTCGTCACCCCAACCTGACCCTCATAACTAGAAGCAGAAGCAATGGAGCACAGCAATGGCTAGAACACTGACCACCCGCTTTTCCACCTTCGCCCTTGCCGCCGCCCTGGGCACGGCAAGTTTTGCCGCCAGCGCCGAGGAAACCCTGACCGTGGTGTCATGGGGCGGTTCCTACGGTGCAGCCCAGCAGAAACACGTGATTGACCCGTTTATGAAAGACACCGGCAACAAGGTGTTGTTCGAGGACTACACCGGTGGCGTAGCCGAGATCAAAGCCCAGGTCGAGTCCGGCAATATTCAGTGGGACGTGGTCGACTTCGAAGTGATCGACCTTGAACGCGCCTGCTCCGAAGGCCTGCTGGAAAGCATCCCGCGTGACATCCTGCCGCCAGGCGTGGACGGCGTACCCGCCGAGAAGGACTTTATCCCCGAAGCACTGGCCAGTGAGTGCGCAGTCGGCAACATCGTCTGGTCGGTGGTGTTCGCTTACAACGAGAAAACCATCGGCGGCACCAAGGCCGCGAGCATCGCCGACTTCTTCGACACCAGCAAAATCCCTGGCAAGCGCGCCATGCGCAAACGGCCGCAGGTGAACATGGAGTGGGCCTTGCTGGCTGACGGCGTGCCGCCGGGCGAAGTCTATGACGTGCTGTCGACCCCAGAAGGCCAGGCCCGAGCCTTCGCCAAGCTGGACACCATCAAGAAGGACATCGTCTGGTTCGACTCCTGGTCGCAGGCGCCACAGCTGCTCAACGATGGTGGCGCGGTGCTGGTGCAGTCGGCTAACGGCCGTTTCTATGACGCCATCCGCCAGGAGAAAAAACCCTTCGTCATCGTCTGGGACGGCCACGTCTACGACCTCGATGCCTGGGCCATCGTCAAAGGCTCGCCGAAAAAGGACCTGGCACTGAAATTCATTGCCTACGCCACTGGCTCCACCCCGCTGGCCGGCATGCCTGACGTGGCCTACGGCCCGACGCGCAAATCCTCCATGCCACTGGCTGACCAGACCGCCGCACCGCACCTGCCAACCGCTCACCTGAGCAAAGGCATCCAGGCCGGTTCGGACTTTTGGGCTGACTACGGCGAATCCCTCGGTGAGAAATTCAACGAGTGGCTGTTGAAGTAACCCGCTATGGCCCCTCTTCTGCGGGAGAGGGGTCAGGATTTTCGGAGTAACGCCTTGTCCTCCCTCACGTCTACCGAAGCCAGCCAAGCCTCCAGCGCTCGCAACAAGAAACGCCTCACCGCCTTTCTGTTTGTCGTACCGCTGCTGGTGTTTATCCTGCTGACCTTCGTCGCACCGATTGCCAGCATGCTCTGGCGCAGCGTCCATCACCCGACGGTGGCCGCCCTGATTCCGCTGACCCTGCACGAGCTACAACGCTGGGACGGCAAAGCGATTCCTGATGATAAAACCCTGAGCGTGTTCGCCCAGGAGCTGCATAGCCTGGCCAAAGAGCGCCAGTCCGGCAAATTGGCCGAAGAGTTCAACCGTGCCTCGGCGGGCATGTCCAGCGTGGTCAAGTCCAGCGCACGCAAACTCGGCCGGCTGCAAGGCGAACAACTGCAGCAGCAGGGGGCCGAGGTCCTGCTCAAGTCGCACCGTAACTGGAGCAAGCCGGAAATCTGGTACGCCATCCAGCGCGCGGGCAAGCCTTACACCTATGACTACTACCTGACTGCACTCGACCTGGAACTGCATCCCGAGCAGGGTATTCAGGTACGCGAAGACACACAGATCTACCTGCAGCTGTACAGCAAGACCCTGACTATGGCGCTGGTCATCACCCTCTTCTGCGCGTTGCTCGGCTACCCACTGGCCTACTACCTGGCCGGTCTGCCGGAGAACCGCGCCAACCTACTATTGGTACTGGTGCTGCTGCCGTTCTGGACCTCGCTGCTGGTACGTACCACGGCCTGGATCGCCCTGCTGCAGACCAACGGCGTGATCAACTCCTTTCTGCTTGGCACCGGCCTCATCGGCCAACCCATCGAGATGCTCTACACCTCGTTTGCCACCGTAGTGGCGATGACCCATATCTTGCTGCCGTTCATGATTCTGCCGCTGTACAGCGTGATGCGCGGGATTGACCCCTGCTATCTGCGCGCGGCGCTGTCACTGGGTGCACGACCGATTCCAGCCTTTGCCCGCATCTACTTCCCGATGACCCTACCGGGCCTGAGTGCCGGCGCGCTGCTGGTGTTTATCATCTCGGTTGGCTACTACATCACCCCGGCACTGGTCGGTGGTACCGATGGGCAGATGATCAGCAACATCATCGCCTTCCATATGCAGCGCTCGAACAACTGGGAACTGGCTGCCGCGCTGGGCTCCCTGCTGCTCGGCCTGATCCTGCTGCTGTACTGGCTGTACGACCGTTTTGTCGGCGCCAGCAATATCAAACTGGGCTAAGGAACTGACCATGAAGATTCCCGCCTACTACGGCTTCTGGCATCACCTCGGCGCCTGGTTACTGAAGACCAGCTCCTGGCTGGTGCTGCTGTTTCTGATTCTGCCGATCCTGGTGATCATCCCGCTGTCGTTCAACGTCGAGCCGTTCTTCAGCTTTACCGAAGGCATGCTCACCCTGCAGCCCGAGGCTTATTCGCTGCGCTGGTACACGGCCCTCTTCAACGATGACAAATGGCTGCTGGCAATCAAGAACAGCTTTCTGATTGGCATCTTCGCCACCCTGATCGCCACTGTACTGGGCACCTGCGCGGCAGTAGGGCTGGCGCGTGACGACATGCCGATGCGCCGGCTGATCACCGCCCTGCTGCTGTCACCAATGATCGTGCCGCTGATCATCACCGCCGCCGGGATGTTCTTCTTCTATTCGGATCTGGGCCTGGCCGGCAACTACCTCGGGGTGATCATCGCCCACGCCGCACTGGGCACACCGTTTGTGATCATCACCGTCACCGCTACCCTCACCGGCTTCGACTACAGCCTGGCGCGCGCGGCGCTGAACCTGGGCGCTACGCCGCTGCGGGTGTTCTTCGACATCATCATGCCGCTGATCCGCCCGGGCGTAATTTCCGGCGCACTGTTCGCCTTTATCACCTCATTCGACGAGGTGGTGGTGATCCTGTTTATGGCCGGCCCGCAACAACGCACCATCCCCCGGCAGATGTTCTCGGGCCTGCGCGAGCAGATCAACCCAAGCATCCTGGCCATCGCCACCCTGCTGATTCTGGTGTCCATCGCCCTGTTGGTGACCATCGAACTGCTGCGCCGCCGCGCCGAACGCATGCGCGGCATCGAACAGATCAGCTAACGCACCGGCCGAACCGCGCTCGCCACTGAGCGCGCCGGCCTTCCTTGCGAACGCGCCAAGGGATTAGAATCGGCGCTCTCCTGCCCTATCCAGGCGGACCTTGTAGCCCAGCCACGCCAGCGCCCACCCCGCGCCAGGCAGCGCCCCGGCCCGACAAATGCGCACTTGCGTTTGCCTTGGGCCTGAACCCGGCTCAACATACGCATCAACAGCCCGTTGCCCGCACAGCGTTATCGCCTGTGCACGCGTGACCTGAATAGCCTTTGCAGGATTTATCGCCATGCCTGACTACCGCTCGAAGACCTCCACCCACGGCCGCAATATGGCCGGCGCTCGCGCCTTGTGGCGTGCCACCGGGATGAAGGACGAAGACTTCAAGAAGCCGATCATCGCCATCGCCAACTCCTTCACCCAGTTCGTGCCCGGCCACGTGCACCTGAAGGACATGGGCCAGCTGGTCGCCCGCGAGATCGAAAAACACGGCGGCGTGGCCAAGGAATTCAACACCATCGCGGTCGACGACGGCATCGCCATGGGTCACGACGGCATGCTCTATTCGCTGCCAAGCCGCGAGATCATCGCCGACTCCGTCGAGTACATGGTCAACGCCCACTGCGCCGACGCCATCGTCTGCATCAGTAACTGCGACAAGATCACCCCCGGCATGTTGCTGGCATCGCTGCGCCTGAACATCCCGGTGATTTTCGTGTCCGGCGGCCCAATGGAAGCGGGCAAGACCAAGCTGGCCAGCCACGGTCTGGACCTGGTCGACGCCATGGTGATCGCCGCCGACGACACGGCCAGTGACGAAAAAGTTGCCGAATATGAGCGCAGCGCCTGCCCGACTTGCGGCAGCTGCTCCGGCATGTTTACCGCCAACTCGATGAACTGCCTGATGGAAGCCCTGGGGCTGGCCCTGCCGGGCAACGGTTCGACCCTGGCCACCCACAGCGACCGCGAACAGCTGTTCCTGCAAGCCGGCCGCACCGCCGTCGAGCTGTGCAAGCGCTACTACGGTGAAGGTGACGCGTCGGTGCTGCCGCGCAACATCGCCAACTTCAAGGCGTTCGAGAACGCCATGACCCTGGACATCGCCATGGGTGGTTCAACCAACACCATCCTCCACCTGCTGGCCGCAGCGCAGGAAGGTGAAGTCGATTTCGACCTGCGCGATATCGACCGTCTGTCGCGCAAAGTACCGCAGCTGTGCAAAGTCGCGCCGAACATCCAGAAGTACCACATGGAAGACGTGCACCGCGCCGGCGGCATCTTCAGCATCCTCGGTTCGCTGGCCCGTGGCGGCCTGCTGCACACTGACCTGCCGACCGTACACAGCAAGTCCATGGCCGAAGCCATCGCCAAATGGGACATCACCCAGACCGACGATGAAGCCGTGCATACCTTCTTCCGTGCAGGCCCGGCAGGCATTCCGACCCAGACCGCGTTCAGCCAGAGCACCCGCTGGGACACCGTGGATGATGACCGTGAAAACGGCTGCATCCGCAGCGTCGAGCATGCGTACTCGCAAGAAGGCGGCCTGGCCGTGCTCTATGGCAACATCGCTGTTGACGGCTGTGTGGTGAAAACCGCTGGTGTGGATGAGTCCATCCACGTCTTCGAAGGCACCGCGAAAATCTTCGAGAGCCAGGACAGCGCCGTGCGCGGCATCCTCGCCGACGAAGTGCAGGCTGGTGATATCGTCATCATCCGCTACGAAGGCCCGAAAGGCGGCCCGGGCATGCAGGAAATGCTCTACCCGACGTCCTACCTGAAGTCCAAAGGCCTGGGCAAAGCCTGCGCCCTGCTCACTGACGGCCGCTTCTCCGGTGGTACCTCGGGCCTGTCCATCGGCCACGCCTCGCCTGAAGCCGCAGCAGGTGGTGCCATCGGTCTGGTGCGCGAAGGCGACAAGATCCTGATCAACATCCACGAGCGCAGCATCAACCTGCTGGTCAGCGATGAAGAGCTGGCCGCACGCCGCGTGGAACAGGACAAGAAAGGCTGGAAGCCAGTGGAAGTGCGCCCGCGCAAAGTCACCACAGCGCTCAAGGCCTACGCCCTGCTCGCCACCAGCGCCGACAAGGGTGCAGTGCGTGACAAGGCCCTGTTGGACAAACTGGTGCCGTAATCAACATCAGGAAACGCAAAAAGCCCGGTCTGGATACCGGGCTTTTTGCTTTCGGCACAACAGACCCGCGCTGTATCCTGCCAGGCACGCAGGCTTCAAGGACAAGGGACAATGCTGGTAGCCAGACGCGTACAGAAAACCGCTGAGAATCAGGACGAAGAGAGAGAAGAGCTACCACTCAGCGACTTTCGGCATACGCCTGCTTGGGTGCTGCTCGGTGAGCCGGGTGCAGGCAAGAGCCAAGCCTTGAAGCAAGAGGCTCAAGAAGTCGGTGGCGAGTACGTCACGGTGAGCGAACTTGTAGTAACAACACCTCCGCTGGAGGAGTGGCACGGCAAGACTCTGTTCATCGACGCGCTGGATGAAGCCCGAGCTGCAGGTTCAGAGAGCCTGATTCTGCGTATCCGTCAGCAGCTACGTCAACTTGGAAAGCCAGCCTTCCGCCTTTCTTGCCGCGCTGCAGACTGGCATAGCTCGACCGATACTAGCGAGCTGCAGAGCATCAGCCCGGATAACCAACTGACCGTATTACAGCTATGTCCGCTGAGTGATGACGACATCCAGCAAATCCTGCAACACCAATACAACGTTGCCGAGCCCAAAGTTTTCATCGAACAAGCCGAGCAACATGGAATAGCCCCGCTGCTCAGCAACCCGCAGATGCTGGGGCTGATGGCCAGAGCAGTCAGCGGCGGATGCTGGCCGGAAAGCCGCAGCGAGGTTTATCGACTGGCCTGCGAGAAGCTGGCACAAGAGAGCAACGCCCTCCACCGGCAAGCCAGCGTGGCCAATGCAGTCGATAGCGAAACATTGTTGAAGGCTGCAGGGCAGCTATTTGCCGTACAGCTGCTGTCAGGAACGACAGGCATTGCCACCGATCTGAACGCCAGCAATACCGCAAATCCAGAATTAGATCAGTTCAAACCAGAGATCCCCGCTGCAGCCAGAAAAGCCCTGCAATCTGCTTTGTTCACTCCTGCTCCCGGTCAGGTTGAGCGCCTGGCGCCCTGCCACCGCAGCGTTGCCGAGTTTCTGGCAGCCAAATGGCTGGCAGACAAGCTGGATCGAGAGAGCCTGCCACACGGCCGATTGCTCAAGCTGCTGCTTGGCTTTGATGGCGGTGTAGTGGCCGATTTACGCGGCCTGCTCGCTTGGCTGGCCCGGTACAGTACTTCGATACGCACACGACTTATTGACGTCGATCCGCTGGGTATCGTGCTGTATGGCGATGTCCGTCAATTCAGCGTGACAGACAAGCGCCATCTATTGCAGGCCCTACGGCAACAGGCGGAGCGATTTCCCGGGTTCCGCTGGAACATCTGGCAGGACATGACCGGATTCCGCGCACTGACCGATTCGGCCTTGATCGAAGACTTCATTTGCATCCTTAAAGCCCCTGAGCGTGATGAGGCTACCCAGTCCCACATGGACTGTGTGCTGGATATCCTCGAATACGGCCATCCCTATACCGATATGGCGGCCCCACTGCTTGCAGTTATCAAAGATGCATCGTTTTGGCCAAGACTCCGATATAGCGCACTCAGGGCCTGGCTCAGGATGGCCACTCCTGCAGAGAGCAAAGCCTTGTTGTCACAGATTTGCAGTGGCCAGGTTGAGGACGAAGATGACGAACTGCTGAGTCGCCTACTGGATCGGCTATATCCGGAGTTTTTGATACCGGACGAACTACTCCAATGCCTTCATCCCCCAAAGGACACACATCTGATCGGCGGCTATCGGATGTTCTTAGAACATGGATTATCAGAACGAGCGCCAGCAGATCAGTTGCCGGCCCTGCTGGATGGGCTATGTACGAACAAAGATTATCTTGATGAAGACAGAACCGAGGGGATGATTTCCCGCTCGGTCGATAGGTTGCTTGTTCGTACCCTCACTGAGTTCGGTGAACTCGCTACAGACGAGCAGCTCTTAAACTGGCTGGGGGTTGGTACTAATAAGCATGGTTACTTCAACAGGGATCATGATTCTCGAACACAAATCCAGCGCTGGCTCGAACAGCGTCCTGAGAAATACAAGGCCGTGCTTGCGCAATGCATCGAAGCCAATGCACGCGGCAGCAAACATGCCTCCGACCTCCTTTTGCATGATGCCGCCCCACCAGCAGACATAGGCCTTTGGCATCTCCATCTGGCCGGCATACCAGAGGAAGCGACAGCAAGAATCCATGCTCAGTACGCAACTCACGCCCTAATGCAACAGCGTGGTGCCGAGGGTCTATCTCTGGAAGCGCTTGAGGCGTGGGCACGGGACTTTCCAGAACGGGCAGACTGGTTAAACGAAGGACTGGTTTGCGACCTGGAACGAGTGAGCTGGCGCCTGAAAGACGCAGCAAGTACCCGCGCCTACAGAGAACGGCAAGCCGAAGAGCGTCGCCAACGAACTCAAGAGATTACTCCCGAGCTGCCCGCCATTGCTGCCGGCACAGCTTCAGCACACCTGCTGGAACATCTTGTAAGGGTTTGGCTAGATCACTTCTCGGATATCCACGGGGACACAATTAGCGCGCGCTTTGCCAGTTATAGCGATCTCGGTGATTCCCTCGTGCGGGCAGCCGAGTCGGGCTTCCGTAAATGCTTACACCGCCCTGACCTGCCCTCGACCACAGAGGTTATCAACCTGAGTCAAGCCGGAAAGCGTTATTACATCAGCCTGCCGTGCCTACTTGGTCTGCAACTGAACTGGGCAGATGCACCCGAGCAAGTCGCGGCACTGCCAGATGATCAGGTTGAGCTACTGCTGGTTATCTATCTCTGCACACCGCATTTCGGGCTGGATGGTCTGAGCGACTGGTGCGCGCAAACCGCACAACAACGCCCCGAATTGTTTTCCCGTGTACTGATTCACCAAGCCACTAGAGCGTTTGCTGCGGGTAATACTTCTGCAGGTATGACGCATTTACTGGCCAGAGATGCTACCTATGCGAAGGTCGCTCAGCTGGCTAGCCCGGAATTGCTGCGGCAATTCCCCGAAAACGCCACCGAGCAACAGCTCCACGACCTTCGGCAACTAATGAGAGCAACTCTAGAGACAGCGCCTGAACGCCTTGCTGCACTGGCTCTAAATAAGCTGAACTCGCCACAACTCAATACTGAGCAGCGCCCTCTATGGCTGGCTCTACAGCTACTTACGGGAACCCCCGAAAACGAGGATGAGTTCTGGCAGCACCTTGGCAAAACAGATAAAGCCAATCCAGCCATGCAGCTGGTAGTTGAAGTCATGATGCAGGGCATTCAACTGCAAACGCTGCAGCCTTTCCAACCGGAGCGGATTGTGGGGCGCTTGATAGAGACACTTACTCCTCATGCCGAACTGGAGCGCCACAGAGGGGGAGGGCTCGCAATGGATCTTGGTGACGAGCTGCGCGGCATGATCGACTGGCTTGGTGCACAACCTACAGCTGAGGCCCGTGACGAGCTTCAGCGCTTGCTCGCTTGCCCAGTGCTAGCAACTCAGCGCTACAGAATTCAGAGCACATTGGAACAGCAACAGGCGCACCGACGAGAGGCCGAGTTCAAGTTCCTTGACCTCAAGGCAGTGGCAGATGTGCTGGCTAATCAGGCTCCGGCGAATGTGGCGGATCTGACTTATCTGACACTGAATTACCTCGACGACATTGTCCATGAGCTTCGCAATACCAATGACGACGGCTATCGGATGTTCTGGAACATCACAAAGGCTCAGCCGACTGGGCGGCGAGAAGAGAACCTGTGCCGTGATGTACTGCTGAGCCGCCTACGCTCGCGCTTGACTGCACACGGCATCAGCATCGCACCTGAATATGACCATGCGGGAGACAAGCGTGCCGATCTGTATCTGGACTACCGCAATCAGTTGGCCCTGCCAATTGAGATCAAGCGCGATGACCATGCAAATCTCTGGACCGCACTGCGCGACCAACTGATCACGCAATATGTCGATGCCCCCAAGTCGGAAGGTCACGGCATCTACCTGGTGCTCTGGTTTGGCGACAGCAAGAAACTAAAAAATCCCCCTAACCGCCAGCCAAAACCAACTACGCCAGCCGAGCTAAAAACCAAGCTCGAAGCTCAACTGACAAGTGAGGAGCAGCAAAGGGTATTTGTGCGTGTGTTGGATGTGAGCTGGCCGACCTGACGCCCTTTCAGCTCACGCCCATATAGCGCCCGGCGCGGTGGTTGATCGCCAGCACCATATTCAGCGCCAGCGCGCCGAGGATCGACAGCGCCACCTTGTCCAGCGGCACGACCATCACCGCACCCAGCACGATCAGCACATCAATGGCCATCTGCACCTTGC
This DNA window, taken from Pseudomonas sp. SG20056, encodes the following:
- the ilvD gene encoding dihydroxy-acid dehydratase, with product MPDYRSKTSTHGRNMAGARALWRATGMKDEDFKKPIIAIANSFTQFVPGHVHLKDMGQLVAREIEKHGGVAKEFNTIAVDDGIAMGHDGMLYSLPSREIIADSVEYMVNAHCADAIVCISNCDKITPGMLLASLRLNIPVIFVSGGPMEAGKTKLASHGLDLVDAMVIAADDTASDEKVAEYERSACPTCGSCSGMFTANSMNCLMEALGLALPGNGSTLATHSDREQLFLQAGRTAVELCKRYYGEGDASVLPRNIANFKAFENAMTLDIAMGGSTNTILHLLAAAQEGEVDFDLRDIDRLSRKVPQLCKVAPNIQKYHMEDVHRAGGIFSILGSLARGGLLHTDLPTVHSKSMAEAIAKWDITQTDDEAVHTFFRAGPAGIPTQTAFSQSTRWDTVDDDRENGCIRSVEHAYSQEGGLAVLYGNIAVDGCVVKTAGVDESIHVFEGTAKIFESQDSAVRGILADEVQAGDIVIIRYEGPKGGPGMQEMLYPTSYLKSKGLGKACALLTDGRFSGGTSGLSIGHASPEAAAGGAIGLVREGDKILINIHERSINLLVSDEELAARRVEQDKKGWKPVEVRPRKVTTALKAYALLATSADKGAVRDKALLDKLVP
- a CDS encoding ABC transporter permease, with amino-acid sequence MKIPAYYGFWHHLGAWLLKTSSWLVLLFLILPILVIIPLSFNVEPFFSFTEGMLTLQPEAYSLRWYTALFNDDKWLLAIKNSFLIGIFATLIATVLGTCAAVGLARDDMPMRRLITALLLSPMIVPLIITAAGMFFFYSDLGLAGNYLGVIIAHAALGTPFVIITVTATLTGFDYSLARAALNLGATPLRVFFDIIMPLIRPGVISGALFAFITSFDEVVVILFMAGPQQRTIPRQMFSGLREQINPSILAIATLLILVSIALLVTIELLRRRAERMRGIEQIS
- a CDS encoding ABC transporter substrate-binding protein, which gives rise to MARTLTTRFSTFALAAALGTASFAASAEETLTVVSWGGSYGAAQQKHVIDPFMKDTGNKVLFEDYTGGVAEIKAQVESGNIQWDVVDFEVIDLERACSEGLLESIPRDILPPGVDGVPAEKDFIPEALASECAVGNIVWSVVFAYNEKTIGGTKAASIADFFDTSKIPGKRAMRKRPQVNMEWALLADGVPPGEVYDVLSTPEGQARAFAKLDTIKKDIVWFDSWSQAPQLLNDGGAVLVQSANGRFYDAIRQEKKPFVIVWDGHVYDLDAWAIVKGSPKKDLALKFIAYATGSTPLAGMPDVAYGPTRKSSMPLADQTAAPHLPTAHLSKGIQAGSDFWADYGESLGEKFNEWLLK
- a CDS encoding ABC transporter permease, which translates into the protein MSSLTSTEASQASSARNKKRLTAFLFVVPLLVFILLTFVAPIASMLWRSVHHPTVAALIPLTLHELQRWDGKAIPDDKTLSVFAQELHSLAKERQSGKLAEEFNRASAGMSSVVKSSARKLGRLQGEQLQQQGAEVLLKSHRNWSKPEIWYAIQRAGKPYTYDYYLTALDLELHPEQGIQVREDTQIYLQLYSKTLTMALVITLFCALLGYPLAYYLAGLPENRANLLLVLVLLPFWTSLLVRTTAWIALLQTNGVINSFLLGTGLIGQPIEMLYTSFATVVAMTHILLPFMILPLYSVMRGIDPCYLRAALSLGARPIPAFARIYFPMTLPGLSAGALLVFIISVGYYITPALVGGTDGQMISNIIAFHMQRSNNWELAAALGSLLLGLILLLYWLYDRFVGASNIKLG